The Polyodon spathula isolate WHYD16114869_AA chromosome 13, ASM1765450v1, whole genome shotgun sequence genome includes a region encoding these proteins:
- the LOC121326241 gene encoding histone H1-like, with amino-acid sequence MAEVASVAPTKAAPAPVKAVKAGKKTATKHKKAEPSVSDFIVKAVSASKERSGVSLATLKKALAAGSYDVEKNNCCINTAVKSLVSKETLLQTKGLGASGSFKLNKKVAEAKDKAAKKTAPKPKKPAVKKAAPKKAPAKKPTTKKAATKSLKKAKKPAAKKAATKSPRK; translated from the coding sequence ATGGCAGAAGTTGCGTCTGTCGCACCTACCAAAGCAGCCCCTGCTCCGGTTAAGGCTGTTAAAGCTGGTAAGAAGACCGCTACCAAGCATAAGAAAGCGGAGCCCAGCGTATCAGATTTCATCGTCAAGGCAGTGTCTGCTTCCAAGGAGCGCAGCGGGGTGTCTCTGGCCACACTCAAGAAAGCTCTGGCGGCCGGCAGTTACGATGTGGAAAAGAACAACTGCTGCATCAACACGGCAGTCAAAAGTCTGGTGAGCAAAGAGACCCTGTTGCAGACCAAGGGTCTCGGAGCTTCTGGCTCCTTCAAACTCAACAAAAAGGTGGCTGAAGCCAAGGATAAGGCAGCTAAAAAGACCGCGCCCAAACCTAAGAAGCCAGCAGTGAAGAAAGCTGCTCCTAAGAAAGCTCCAGCAAAGAAACCCACAACCAAGAAGGCAGCTACCAAGAGCCTGAAGAAAGCAAAGAAACCCGCGGCAAAGAAGGCAGCAACAAAGAGCCccagaaagtaa